The genomic DNA GGCTCGAAAATCTCCCCTTAAAAATCCGTGACATCCGCCGGAGGCTTTATCTGAGTTCAGCTGGAGTCGGAATACCCACCGAGCAGTAAGAACACTTGCATTCATCCAGACACTTATGTAAGTAAGGTCTTCTGCTGAATTCAGATAAAAGATACTTCTCTTATCCACCTATTCTAACTCGTCCACTAATTCTTTCTAACGTCCCTAAAATACTCATAGCAGCCAAATAGCTCGTCTTCGGATTTTCTGGCAGTGGATTATTCGTAATAGAGAATGTCGCTTCGCCAAAATCGCCGATGACTTCCACATGATGAATGTTTTTATCGATATGTGGATCAGCTACGAGGCAGACGTTCGTCTTTTCTATTCCTATCCCAGCCAATGACAGGACAATGGAGACATTCATGTTTTTCGGAAATTGCTGAATCGCATCCATGGCTTTTCCCTTAAATACAATCTTCGCTTCATCGATGTCTTCGTCAATCAACGAGCTGGCAGGTTTCCGAGTTGTTAACGAAACGCTAGTAATCGTGCCAAGCGCGTGTGCATTTTGCACCAAGTCTAAACCGCCTATTGCACCCGACGGCAAATGCACAGTCGTTTTATAGTCATTCGCAAAATGACTAATTTCTGTTAATAAGGCTACATCTGCAAATGCCCCTACACTGATTACCACTGCATCCTTCGCCTTCATTACAGCTGGCAACAAGGTTTTCACTGCATCGACATTCGCTACCTCCACGACAATATCGATTCCCGAATCCAGAAACTTTTCAAGGTCAGTATACAACGTGACCCCAAACTCCGATTCCAACAACCGATATTTTTCCCTGTTTCGCACAAATATACTTGTGATTCGTAACGTTTTATGTTGATGATGGTTCAGTTTTCCCAATAAAAAATGAGCAACCGCCCCTGCACCTATTAAACCGATATTCATCGTCGGCCTCCCTTATATATTAATATATTGAACAAAAAGAACCTTCCTAACAACGCTCGGCGCTTGCGGATGCCTCCCTCATAAGCCAGGCAGAAAACCACTGCCAGTCTTACGGCTCCGGCGACCGCTTGTAAGGCGCCTTCGCTAGAGATTAGTCATAATCATACGTTCCATTTATATAGGTGAGGAACATCATCCACAATTCCTTCCTCAATACCACTTCCACCCCATATCTTATCACTGATGGAACCGCTATGGGCTACATCACTTTTTAACGCCACTGATTTTCAAATAAAAGAAGTGAATATAGGTCAAAAAAAATAAAACCGATCTTATAAAAATGCTATTAGATCGGTTTTATTGTAAGTGCAATTCCAGATGTTCCGCAGAACAACGACGCTGGAATGCTCTATAATATGAACTTGCTCACTGCACAAGATTTTATCATTTCCTACGAAATCAAAATCACTCCATCAATGTACATTTCGAGCTGTTTCTTTCCAATACTTGTCGCGAACAAACCTTCTAAGCACTTTTCCGACGGCCGTAACAGGTAGCTCGTCAACAAAGTGAATGATTTTAGGAATTTTATAAGAACCGAGTTTGCTTTTCATAAATTCGGTCAACTCTACATCCGTTACAACTTGGTTTTCTTTCAGGACCACTTCAGCCATAACCGTTTCTCCCCACTGTTCATGTGGGATGCCCACTACGACAGATTGCTGCACAGCCGGATGTGAATTAATGACGTTTTCCACCTCTACCGCATACACATTAAACCCGCCTGTGATGATCATATCTTTTTTACGGTCTACAATATACACATACCCCGCAGAATCCATATATCCCAAATCGCCTGATTTCCAATGACCCCCTTCTGAAAACCCGGATGTGGTCTCTTCTGGTGCACGATAGTAGCCTGGAATGACCGATTCACTACGAATCCAAATCTCACCAATTTCTCCAAGAGGCACTTCTTTCCCTGCCTCATCCATAATAGCTAATTCAACTCCGGGAAGTGGTCGTCCCGCCGAAGTCAATCTTTGTCGGTCCTCATCCGTTTCAATAATGTGATCCTTCAAACCAAGTACCGCGACTAACGGCCAGGCTTCCGTCGATCCATACCCTTGTACAAAGACATTTCCAAACTTGCTTTGAAGATCTTCTAGCTTCGCTGGGCTCATAGGAGAAGCCCCATATATGATTCTCTCCAAGCTACTTAAATCATATTTGCTTTCTAATCCCAGCTCTAATAGTCGATATAATAATGTTGGGACGACAAATGTACTCGTTAGTCGATGTTCCTGCACGGTTTTACATAAAAGCTCCAAGTCGGGAATGTTGATGGTATAATTCGTTCCTCCTTTAAAATAAACGGGCAAAACAATAAGCGAACTGGCGTGACTTAAAGGGGTTACATGAAGGAACTTTGAATGCTCATTAAAAAGTTCCTCTGTATACGCGTATGTCTGGTTCATGGCGCCCAACTTATTTCGTAACGTATACATCGCACATTTTCCTCTACCTGTCGTTCCTCCTGTAAATCGATATAAAACGATATGCTGATCCTTATCATATTCAACATTTGTTTCTTCATCGCTTTCATTTTCAAGTAAATCCCACAGATAATGAACTCCCGGCATTCCCTTTTCCGGTTTATCCATAACAATTATCTCAATATTTCTTTCTCTAAATGCTTTATAATAATGTTCCTTCTCTAATATGGCATTCTCAACAAAAATGATTTTAGGATTTACATAATCAATTTGATAAAGATGTTCGTCAAGTGAATCACGATAGTTCAACCACGCCCCGGTTGCTTCCCCCTTCCACAGCCAATGACTTAACAGGCTATTATTATCGTTTTCAAGCAAATTGACGTACACATCACCAACTCCCATATCAAATTGGTTTTTCATCATATGACAGACTTTATTTGTAATCGCATGCAATTCTTTAAAGGTAAAGCGACGGTTCCGTTCAATATTGACAAGTGCTGTTTTATCGCCACATTGTTGTACCTGATTGAATAACATTTTCCCAAAATTTACTTTCATGTCTAATTCCCCCTCGTTCGTTGTAGTAATTTGGGTGCCAATTCTATCACAGAATTTTGTATGCGCTTTCAAATTTAATGACCCATGTTTATGACAGCCACACGAATCATTCATTAGTCTGTTTCACTTCACATGCCGCACTTCTTCAACTTTTACAAGCCCCGTTACTTCTGCTTCAAGTACCATTTCATTCTTTTGGTTATACGTTGCTAAATAAAGCGTAATTGCCCCTCGATCTTCCTTCGTCTGCTTCATACTAATAATCTTCGCTTTGACAATCAATTGATCCTCTGGAAAAACAGGTCTACGGAATGTCACATTTTTTATGCCCGCTCCAGCTATGACATCATCTCCAAAGAGTCCAAGTTGCACCCAGGCATTCCATGTGGCGGATACTGTATGCATACCGGAAGCAATAATACCGCCAAACATACTTGCTTTCGCTTTTTCCTCATCGATATGCATGTACTGGGGATCAAACTTTAATGCAAAGTCGATAATGTCTTCTTTCGTAGTTGTCGTAGGCGCTGTCTCAAATGTCTGCCCCACTTGGAATTCATGATATTTCACCTAATCACAAACCTCTCATTCTATTTTTCAGCTACACCTAGTCTATTTGCAAGATGCATGCCGAATGCCATAAGTCTATACATAATGACTTTGTCCGAATTAAATCTATTCTTTTATGTAAGCAAAAGCTAACAAGTGTTATCAATCGCTAACGTAAAAGTGTAAAGGCTTTTTAATGAGTCATTTACTAGTTCAATATATCTATACGACAAATCATTCATTAAGTTTCATTTTATTGGATAACTGTGGACTTCATATGTTCAATGATATACTTAGCATCATAGTCTACTCCTTGAAGCAAAGAGGAGCCCCTGCGCGATTGCCACGGTAACCCTAAAAAATAGAGGCCCTTTACCTGGCTTATCCCTCTGTTGTGAATAATTTCTTTCTTACCACCGATTACACCGCCTACTTTTAACCATTCATATTCTTGTTGGAATCCAGTTGCCCATATTATGTTGCTCACTTCAAGTGTAGTTGAATCCTCAAACATGATTTTGTTATCCAAAGCATTTCCAACTCTTCCCTTAACAATAATATCCCCTTTTTTTATAGCATTCTTCAATTCCGCTCCGAAGATTGGGTCGCCTTTTTTTCGAATAATGTTCCCGATCAATGATGTGTTCGTTTCTTTTAATATGCCTAATTTATCAAACCACCAAAACACACTTTTTCCACCAATAGTCAACGGAAAGTATCGAGGCTTTTTACTTATGGCTAAATAGGTTTCTTTGTCCTCTGATAATTCAACTGCGATTTGAGCGCCACTATTGCCCCCTCCTACAACAAGCACATTTCCTTTTTGCAATTGACTCGGGTTCTTATACTCAGAAGAATGTAGCTGTACAATCTTTTTGCTCAGTAAACTCGAATATGCTGGGACCTGCTTTTTTTGAAATGGTCCTGTGGCTACCACGATGTTTGCCGTATAAAATGTATCTTTCGTTGTTTTTATACAAAAACCGGCTTCAGTTTTACTTACACGTAGAACTTCAGTGTCCATTTGAATAGGCAATGCCATTAATTCTGAATAAGACTTTAAGTACTCTGCAACTTCATTTTTAGTTGGAAAACCGTGTTGTTTCCCTTCTAGGGCAAGACCAGGTAACGAGCTGTACATTCGGGGTGTGAATAGTTGTAAAGAATCATATCGATTTCTCCAAACCTCCCCTATGGCTTTTCCTTTATCAATTATCAAAAAATCCCCTTTGTGTTGTTTGAGATAATAGCCCATTGTAAGCCCAGCTTGGCCTGCTCCTATCACAATGGTTTCATAGCTTTTAATGCAATTTACATTTTCTTTTTCACAATGAAGATCTTCGGTTGTGGTTTTGTTAGGCATGCTATTTCTCTCCCATCATTCAAATGTTCATTTGAATATAATATATCTTCATTTCTCAAAACAGTCAAACATCTATTTGAATGAAAAATAAAACGAACCGTTATTGCCTTACAAAGCGAAATAACGGTTCGATTATCTAGTAATGTTCTTTACTCAACAGACTTCTTTTTTTATAAAATGCTAGCCATCAACCCAAAATATAACGAAAGAATGCAGAACATCCCCATAAAAAAGGGCACAACTGCAGCCACTTTCTTCCTAAAACTGTATACAATTAGCCACATGAAAATCAGTGCGACGATAAAAAACAATGTATTGATTGTATTGAACCCCAATTGCACATGCATAGCAGGATCAATGACCCCTGAATAAAAATAATCGAAGATGGCAGAAGGTCCACTACCACCAAGCGTTGTCTCAATACTATGAGGAGGTTCCTGTTGTCCCAAGACACCCGTCGAAACAAAAGTAAAGAACAGTAATATACTTTCGAATTTCAACCACGGGATAGGATTGATGGGCTCTTGTCGCTGCAATTTGCGCTTCATCCAAAATCCATTGATAAAAGCAAAAAACAACACAGGTATGATGGTCAGATGTTTTACCAATAGGGCTTGTCCATATGACAGCATCCATGCGTCCCCATACTCGTTTACATCGATGACCAATGTCATAAGAAAGAACCCTGTTCCCATGATTGTGAGAAAACAGCCGATTGCTAAAGGTGTAAACCACCTCAAATAAGAAAGCCAGTTGTCTTGATTTTTCGAACACCAACCGACGATAAGGAGTAGTCCAATCCATACCGTAACAGTTAAAAAGTGTAAGGAATGAAATACGAAGCCACTCCATTCCGTAAGCGATGCTGCATGACTTGCCCAGCCCAATGCCAACAGAAGAATGAACGTGAAAACAAGTGATATACCAGACAGTGCTTTGCTTTTCAATACTGGGAATAACGAAATGAATAAGTAAAAGAAAATAGCCAGTATGACCGTAATATTCCAAGCCTTCCCTACTTCAAATCCGCCCAGCACGTTTTGCATCGTCATCACCAGGCCGATGTCTTCGTAAAGAAATAGGATGATTCGAATGACAGGAGCAACCGAAAAGAACACAATTCCTAACACCGCTAGTTGAATCAGTCGCTTCGAAATACGTATTTCTGGTTTCAGACGATCAGGAATAAATTGAATGATAAATGCGCCCATTAAGAGCGAAAAACAAAGATACAATAAACTTTCAGCAAGATAAATCCAAACCATTTACTTTTGCCTTCTTCCTATCAACCAGCCAACAAACCCGCCAGCGATTGTAAATAAAACGACAAGAATGACAACGAGTACATCATTCGACGCTATTTTTGAGGTAGCCTCTGCTTGCTGTTCTACAGGTTTTTCTACTGATTTCTTGGTTTCTCCGTGTGCAATCGGATCCTCCATATGATGTTGACTCCCACTCCCCTTCAATGAATCATGCGCGTGCGTTTCTGTTTGTGTATGTGCATGAGTACTTCCCACTTCTTCTTGACTCACCACAAATGAATAGCTCCCCTGGATTGGGTGTCCATCCGCACCAATAATCTTCCACTCCACGGTATATGTCCCCTTATCCAATGGTGACATGAAGGCGCCTGTCATCACATGATCATTGACTTGAGTATTACTAATAATCATTTCCTTTTCATTTTCATTAAAGACTTTTACCGTACTCGTCGATTCAATTTTCGAATTAAATTCCAAGTCAACTTTATAAATGTCTGCAACTACGACTTCCCCATCAGCTGGTGAAGAGCTCGTTAAACCCGTATGCGCAGAGACTGTCGTTATAAATGCGAACAGCAAAATCAGTGTAGCGCTCATAATCCTCTTCATTTTTTCATTTCCTTTCAAAAGCAGTATTAATGTCAATCAAATTTATTGTACAAGAAACCTCACATATTAGTTACCACTAATATGATGAAAATTGACACACATATTAGTAATAGGTAATATGATAATAACAAAACATATTAGTGCTGTCTAATATAAATTAGGAGAGATAGTATGACTCAGATTGATTTAGACCTTAAAGTGAAGTTTTTACGTGCATTCGGAGATAAAACAAGGGTTCAAATATTGGAGTGCATCAAATATGAAGAAAAGACTGTTTCACAAATTGTTGAAAGTATAGAAGGTAATCAGTCCAATATTTCGCAACACTTAGCCTGCCTCAGAGGATGTGGGATCATTGTAGGAAGGCCAGAGGGCAAATACGTCTACTATGGATTGCGAAATCAGCAAATTAAAGAGTTGTTAGACACATTTGATCATGTACTTAGTCAAATCGAAGACAATGTGGCTTGCTGTAAAAATCATATTAGTTAAGGGTGTGCTTACAATGGATAAAAAATGCTGTTCGACCAAAGCAGAATCCCCCCAAATAGAGGAACAAACAACCTGCTGTAGTAGTAACCAAGCAAAGCAAGTTGAAAAGACGGATTGTCGCAGTAGTAACACGATAAATACAGTAGTCAAAGACGACTGTTGTAAGACGCCTCCGAAGATTGAGGAAGAAAACACCAAAACAACGACTTGCTGCAGTAATAAGGAATCCGACAAGGACTCAAGTATGCAAAGTAGTTGTTGCAGTAGTTCAGAAAAGACTTTAGATCCGGTTAACATAAGCCTTAGCGAGGGAATAAAAGAAGAGTTTCGAGTTTATGGAATGGATTGCCCAGCTTGTGCGGTAACCATTGAAAAAAGTTTAAGCACTCAACAAAATATCAATGGAGTGAACGTGAACTATAATAC from Sporosarcina sp. FSL K6-1522 includes the following:
- a CDS encoding AMP-binding protein, producing MKVNFGKMLFNQVQQCGDKTALVNIERNRRFTFKELHAITNKVCHMMKNQFDMGVGDVYVNLLENDNNSLLSHWLWKGEATGAWLNYRDSLDEHLYQIDYVNPKIIFVENAILEKEHYYKAFRERNIEIIVMDKPEKGMPGVHYLWDLLENESDEETNVEYDKDQHIVLYRFTGGTTGRGKCAMYTLRNKLGAMNQTYAYTEELFNEHSKFLHVTPLSHASSLIVLPVYFKGGTNYTINIPDLELLCKTVQEHRLTSTFVVPTLLYRLLELGLESKYDLSSLERIIYGASPMSPAKLEDLQSKFGNVFVQGYGSTEAWPLVAVLGLKDHIIETDEDRQRLTSAGRPLPGVELAIMDEAGKEVPLGEIGEIWIRSESVIPGYYRAPEETTSGFSEGGHWKSGDLGYMDSAGYVYIVDRKKDMIITGGFNVYAVEVENVINSHPAVQQSVVVGIPHEQWGETVMAEVVLKENQVVTDVELTEFMKSKLGSYKIPKIIHFVDELPVTAVGKVLRRFVRDKYWKETARNVH
- a CDS encoding MaoC/PaaZ C-terminal domain-containing protein, with translation MKYHEFQVGQTFETAPTTTTKEDIIDFALKFDPQYMHIDEEKAKASMFGGIIASGMHTVSATWNAWVQLGLFGDDVIAGAGIKNVTFRRPVFPEDQLIVKAKIISMKQTKEDRGAITLYLATYNQKNEMVLEAEVTGLVKVEEVRHVK
- a CDS encoding NAD(P)/FAD-dependent oxidoreductase; the protein is MPNKTTTEDLHCEKENVNCIKSYETIVIGAGQAGLTMGYYLKQHKGDFLIIDKGKAIGEVWRNRYDSLQLFTPRMYSSLPGLALEGKQHGFPTKNEVAEYLKSYSELMALPIQMDTEVLRVSKTEAGFCIKTTKDTFYTANIVVATGPFQKKQVPAYSSLLSKKIVQLHSSEYKNPSQLQKGNVLVVGGGNSGAQIAVELSEDKETYLAISKKPRYFPLTIGGKSVFWWFDKLGILKETNTSLIGNIIRKKGDPIFGAELKNAIKKGDIIVKGRVGNALDNKIMFEDSTTLEVSNIIWATGFQQEYEWLKVGGVIGGKKEIIHNRGISQVKGLYFLGLPWQSRRGSSLLQGVDYDAKYIIEHMKSTVIQ
- a CDS encoding CopD family protein, translated to MVWIYLAESLLYLCFSLLMGAFIIQFIPDRLKPEIRISKRLIQLAVLGIVFFSVAPVIRIILFLYEDIGLVMTMQNVLGGFEVGKAWNITVILAIFFYLFISLFPVLKSKALSGISLVFTFILLLALGWASHAASLTEWSGFVFHSLHFLTVTVWIGLLLIVGWCSKNQDNWLSYLRWFTPLAIGCFLTIMGTGFFLMTLVIDVNEYGDAWMLSYGQALLVKHLTIIPVLFFAFINGFWMKRKLQRQEPINPIPWLKFESILLFFTFVSTGVLGQQEPPHSIETTLGGSGPSAIFDYFYSGVIDPAMHVQLGFNTINTLFFIVALIFMWLIVYSFRKKVAAVVPFFMGMFCILSLYFGLMASIL
- the nadX gene encoding aspartate dehydrogenase, translating into MNIGLIGAGAVAHFLLGKLNHHQHKTLRITSIFVRNREKYRLLESEFGVTLYTDLEKFLDSGIDIVVEVANVDAVKTLLPAVMKAKDAVVISVGAFADVALLTEISHFANDYKTTVHLPSGAIGGLDLVQNAHALGTITSVSLTTRKPASSLIDEDIDEAKIVFKGKAMDAIQQFPKNMNVSIVLSLAGIGIEKTNVCLVADPHIDKNIHHVEVIGDFGEATFSITNNPLPENPKTSYLAAMSILGTLERISGRVRIGG
- a CDS encoding copper resistance CopC family protein, which gives rise to MKRIMSATLILLFAFITTVSAHTGLTSSSPADGEVVVADIYKVDLEFNSKIESTSTVKVFNENEKEMIISNTQVNDHVMTGAFMSPLDKGTYTVEWKIIGADGHPIQGSYSFVVSQEEVGSTHAHTQTETHAHDSLKGSGSQHHMEDPIAHGETKKSVEKPVEQQAEATSKIASNDVLVVILVVLFTIAGGFVGWLIGRRQK
- a CDS encoding metalloregulator ArsR/SmtB family transcription factor; amino-acid sequence: MTQIDLDLKVKFLRAFGDKTRVQILECIKYEEKTVSQIVESIEGNQSNISQHLACLRGCGIIVGRPEGKYVYYGLRNQQIKELLDTFDHVLSQIEDNVACCKNHIS